From a region of the Arachis ipaensis cultivar K30076 chromosome B09, Araip1.1, whole genome shotgun sequence genome:
- the LOC107618587 gene encoding uncharacterized protein LOC107618587: MEGQKNNNNNNSIERVVSQKAIQMGSSFPCQICVVGFLCGVCLTSLFLAALTSFGTFQLGPISFSSTMLFSVAASDSSSSSGNSTSHDHIVTHSECDFKLKQAEQLSESNSNNEGDDSAWNAELTKSKTGGGGNYLMKDGVNVPDIPNAPHLENCKAKTKLYGRLDQRTGNESFPPWTSWKGFLDTHPVASSIEQIKELKYQAVSEGTYPPWIAGSDEENYPMTRKVQRDIWIHQHPVDCRDPNVKFLVADWERLPGFGIGAQIAGMCGLLAIAISEGRVLVANYYNRADHDGCKASSRSSWSCYFFPEASLECRRRAFELMKSEEARNNGIVTIKESYTSKHIWAGPTPRKWGAPWSYLQPTTDVNGSLLVSHRKMDRRWWRAQAVRYLMRFPTEYTCNLLNEARHAAFGTIAAKMVIESLAGGWPKFGQQSGEKERSEINEYVWSNHKPWIPRPLLSMHVRMGDKACEMKVVEFEGYMELADRIRRHFPNLNNIWLSTEMQEVIEKTKKYPHWNFHYTKVRRQARANMSMANYEASLGRETSTNYPLVNFLMAVDSDFFVGALGSTWSFLIDGMRNTGGKVMAGYLSVNKDRFW; the protein is encoded by the exons ATGGAGGGACAgaagaataataacaacaacaatagtaTTGAGAGAGTGGTTTCACAGAAAGCAATTCAGATGGGAAGCTCATTCCCATGCCAAATTTGTGTGGTGGGATTTCTGTGTGGTGTTTGCCTCACTTCTCTGTTCTTGGCTGCTTTGACTTCATTTGGAACCTTCCAGCTTGGTCCAATTTCATTCTCATCAACCATGTTGTTCTCAGTGGCTGCTTctgattcttcatcatcttcagggAACTCAACTTCTCATGATCATATCG TTACACATTCGGAGTGTGACTTTAAGCTTAAGCAAGCAGAGCAATTATCTGAATCGAATAGCAATAATGAGGGAGACGA TTCAGCTTGGAATGCAGAGCTAACTAAATCGAAAACCGGGGGAGGTGGTAATTACTTGATGAAAGATGGAGTTAATGTGCCTGATATTCCTAATGCCCCACATTTAGAAAATTGCAAGGCGAAGACAAAGCTCTACGGCCGTCTTGATCAGCGTACGGGGAATGAGAGCTTCCCACCATGGACTAGTTGGAAGGGGTTCTTAGACACACATCCTGTTGCTTCGTCAATCGAGCAGATTAAAGAACTTAAGTATCAGGCTGTTTCAGAGGGGACTTATCCACCATGG ATTGCAGGATCCGATGAAGAAAACTATCCAATGACTAGAAAAGTGCAGCGCGATATATGGATTCATCAGCATCCTGTAGACTGCAGAGACCCGAATGTGAAGTTCCTTGTAGCTGACTGGGAGAGATTGCCAGGATTTGGTATCGGAGCTCAGATTGCCGGTATGTGTGGACTTCTTGCTATTGCAATCAGTGAAGGCAGAGTACTTGTTGCGAACTATTACAACAGAGCTGATCATGATGGTTGCAAAG CGTCGTCGCGGTCTAGTTGGAGTTGTTACTTCTTTCCAGAAGCCTCCCTAGAGTGTCGTCGACGAGC ATTTGAATTGATGAAAAGCGAAGAGGCACGGAATAACGGAATTGTGACAATAAAAGAAAGTTATACATCCAAGCACATATGGGCTGGACCAACTCCTAG GAAATGGGGTGCGCCGTGGAGTTATTTGCAACCTACAACTGATGTCAATGGGAGCCTGCTGGTTTCTCATAGAAAAATGGATAGAAGGTGGTGGAGAGCACAG GCTGTTCGCTACTTAATGAGGTTCCCAACTGAGTACACATGCAATTTGTTAAATGAGGCGCGCCACGCCGCCTTTGGAACAATAGCTGCGAAAATGGTTATTGAAAGTCTTGCTGGAGGTTGGCCAAAG TTTGGTCAGCAAAGTGGTGAGAAAGAGAGGTCAGAGATAAATGAGTATGTGTGGTCCAATCACAAGCCATGGATTCCTAGGCCTCTCCTAAGCATGCACGTGAGAATGGGCGACAAAGCATGTGAAATGAAGGTAGTTGAGTTTGAAGGATACATGGAACTTGCTGATAGGATTAGGAGACACTTTCCAAACCTGAATAACATTTGGCTCTCCACTGAGATGCAG GAAGTAATTGAGAAGACCAAAAAATACCCTCACTGGAACTTCCACTATACAAAGGTGAGGCGCCAAGCGAGGGCAAACATGTCAATGGCAAACTATGAAGCTAGCCTTGGAAGGGAGACAAGCACCAACTATCCACTGGTCAATTTCTTGATGGCAGTGGATTCTGATTTCTTTGTTGGAGCATTGGGTTCTACTTGGTCCTTCCTCATAGATGGAATGAGGAATACCGGCGGGAAGGTTATGGCAGGGTACTTGAGTGTTAACAAGGATAGATTTTGGTAG